The following coding sequences are from one Haliotis asinina isolate JCU_RB_2024 chromosome 3, JCU_Hal_asi_v2, whole genome shotgun sequence window:
- the LOC137277435 gene encoding uncharacterized protein codes for MDHDVVTIRQEPELDPEELYRQHIVERVKDGLCLAVRNNQVHITVDNIKPLLKLLNINTCDEEVIDLIRNAFTDTGGEIKADDFEKVLLNRILTKDEEIENAIEDAYRIVDVDGDGVVTAADIYKLMLAIGEIISDDELMHMLKMVDSDGDGRITFEDFRKFILGMEDPETASEEHCEEQALTDNTEPPIPAICQPLPDHKKRRSLFTYGGMIAKQLSVVARMKELVDVSGQQKATDEGAKDNENGYDKTANESIEVAKTQDEKQKELGTEEINVKDGEGVAMRDVTIEKLSTEGEIQIARDNDFQVMDEIRKNMYSPPLRTTNTGVPTTEHSSRKREDMKGNEPHLDKNTPGITRINISVGGCSDDFMALIEKQSIPENDFNKGKEDNCTMSRTQGVSENEVEEQNVQPGEHSQNPVVSVQNECPPTRYSEKSPYYGRIRPKVFSMNPLPPLDNSETKRKESVSSISTESTATDPVCHSNIKAVVEMVDKQIQTSEEFDENIGEFGHATGVIMRTKADTESRFEDTSPDNMPLRRDSATITEVQGIPERLRKMKCLQKAILKRRNTSFDINRTQTKSTSSIAQLQRQSTSYGLFKHLTDRPRQVMSVAEIHPCHKVEKEETIMSPSPPKTGFRRFAEKFRTSTPSSDSLYDIGSSINSKNISIIDVSSDIIDESQYQPDVKRSEKHHGFKSIRPLSRVLMALRSNCNAKKVQSEDVTSISRFLEENGTPYAKTSPGTERKATPMKPKPLSRCNTLLNLELPIENTFRPKLKRTSTLTRIPVDTGTKHNAPVFLG; via the exons ATGGATCACGACGTCGTAACGATACGACAG GAGCCTGAACTTGACCCTGAGGAATTATACAGACAGCATATTGTAGAGA GAGTGAAGGATGGGCTGTGCCTTGCAGTTAGGAACAACCAAGTCCACATCACGGTCGATAACATCAAACCTCTCCTCAAACTGCTCAACATCAACACCTGTGACGAAGAGGTCATTGACCTCATCAGGAATGCTTTCACTGATA CTGGAGGAGAGATTAAGGCAGATGATTTCGAAAAGGTGCTCCTCAACAGAATTCTCACAAAGGACGAGGAAATAGAAAACGCGATAGAAGATGCCTACCGTATCGTAGATGTTGACGGCGATGGCGTCGTAACCGCTGCTGACATATACAAGCTGATGCTGGCCATAGGAGAGATCATCAGTGACGACGAACTCATGCACATGCTTAAAATGGTTGACAGTGATGGAGACGGCCGAATCACATTTGAAG attttaggaAATTCATTCTTGGTATGGAGGACCCGGAGACCGCAAGTGAAGAACATTGTGAAGAACAAGCACTTACGGATAACACTGAACCGCCAATCCCTGCCATCTGCCAGCCCCTACCAGATCACAAGAAGAGGAGAAGTCTGTTCACTTATGGCGGCATGATAGCTAAACAATTGTCTGTTGTTGCACGCATGAAGGAGCTTGTGGATGTTTCTGGGCAGCAGAAGGCGACAGACGAAGGCGCAAAAGACAATGAAAATGGTTATGACAAAACAGCAAATGAAAGCATTGAAGTTGCTAAGACACAGGACGAGAAGCAAAAAGAGCTTGGCACTGAAGAAATTAATGTAAAAGATGGTGAGGGTGTTGCAATGAGAGATGTTACAATTGAGAAGCTAAGTACTGAAGGTGAAATCCAAATTGCACGCGACAATGATTTCCAGGTTATGGACGAGATTAGGAAAAATATGTACAGCCCACCACTGCGCACGACAAACACAGGTGTTCCCACAACGGAACACTCATCCAGGAAGAGAGAAGATATGAAAGGCAATGAACCACATTTGGATAAGAATACACCTGGTATTACTAGAATAAACATATCCGTTGGGGGTTGTTCTGATGACTTTATGGCCTTAATTGAAAAGCAGTCGATTCCCGAAAATGATTTTAATAAAGGAAAAGAAGACAATTGTACCATGTCACGAACTCAGGGTGTTTCTGAAAATGAGGTTGAGGAACAGAACGTACAACCCGGAGAGCATTCTCAAAATCCAGTTGTTTCAGTGCAAAACGAATGTCCACCAACGCGCTACAGTGAAAAGAGTCCATATTATGGTCGCATTAGGCCCAAAGTGTTCAGCATGAATCCTCTACCTCCACTTGACAATAGTGAAACGAAGAGGAAAGAATCGGTAAGTAGTATCAGCACTGAAAGTACTGCAACTGATCCAGTATGTCATTCTAATATAAAGGCCGTTGTCGAGATGGTTGATAAACAAATTCAGACATCAGAAGAATTTGATGAGAATATAGGAGAGTTCGGTCATGCAACTGGTGTGATTATGAGAACCAAGGCTGACACTGAATCACGGTTTGAGGACACTTCACCGGACAATATGCCTCTCAGGCGAGACAGTGCTACTATAACAGAGGTCCAGGGCATACCTGAGCGACTGCGGAAGATGAAATGTTTACAGAAGGCTATTCTGAAAAGGAGAAATACAAGTTTTGATATAAACAGAACACAAACGAAAAGTACCTCATCAATCGCCCAGTTACAGAGACAATCCACATCATATGGCCTATTTAAACACTTGACGGACCGGCCACGACAAGTGATGTCCGTTGCTGAAATACACCCGTGCCATAAAGTAGAAAAGGAAGAGACAATTATGTCACCAAGTCCTCCAAAGACAGGATTCAGACGTTTTGCAGAGAAATTCCGTACATCAACACCTTCATCAGACAGTTTATATGATATCGGTTCTTCAATTAATTCCAAGAACATAAGCATTATTGATGTTTCCAGTGACATAATTGACGAAAGTCAATACCAACCTGATGTAAAGCGTTCAGAGAAGCATCACGGGTTCAAGAGTATACGCCCATTATCTCGGGTACTTATGGCCTTAAGATCAAATTGCAATGCAAAGAAGGTCCAATCAGAAGACGTTACTTCTATATCCAGATTTTTAGAAGAAAATGGAACACCTTATGCAAAGACGAGTCCTGGAACTGAACGTAAGGCTACTCCCATGAAACCAAAACCTTTGTCCAGATGTAATACCCTCCTGAACCTTGAGCTGCCCATTGAAAATACGTTCAGACCCAAATTGAAGAGAACTTCAACACTGACACGTATTCCGGTTGATACAGGAACCAAACATAATGCTCCTGTGTTCTTGGGATAA